The DNA window GTGATTGCGATCGTCGTCAGCCGTGCCGATTTCGCCTCCGAACACATCGGAGAGCACCTGCTGTCGCTCGCCGACTGGGACCGCCGAATCGACGACGCGGCCCCCGACGCCGAGGACGGCGGCGAGGTCTTCCGGACCGACGGCTTCGAACTGCGCACGTTCGACCAGATGCATCTCGATATCGAGGCCGCCGCCGACGCCTTCGACGACCCCGATCTGCTCGTCTTCGCCTCGCGCCACGCCGGTGACACCGGCCCGCTCTTGACGGCCCATTTCACCGGCAACTTCGGCCCCGCGAAGTTCGGCGGCGAGGACAACGCGCTGGCGACTTCCTGTCCGAGAGCGCTGTCGGCGGTCGTCGACGCACTCGACGAGTACGCCCCTCCCGAGTACGATGTCGGCGTCGAGGCCACCCACCACGGCCCGACGGCCGTCGGCGTCCCCTCGATGTTCGTCGAACTCGGCAGCGACGAGCCACAGTGGGACGACCCCGACGGCGCTCGCGCGGTCGCACAGGCTATCCTCGATCTGGACGGCGTCGCCCCGAACGCCGAGCGCCGTCCGGGCGACTCTTTGCGGGACGACACCGCGTCGGATGATGACGCCCCACCGAGCGACGCCGACAGTTCGATCCGTCGGCACGTCGTCGGCATCGGCGGCGGCCACTACGCCCCCCGATTCGAGCGGGTCATCCGCGAGACCGACTGGCACGTCGGGCACATCGGCGCCGACTGGGCGCTGACGGCGATGGGCGAGCCCGACGCTCACCGGGACGTGCTCGACGCCGCCTTCGAGCGCAGCGGCGCCGACCTCGCGCTCGTCGACGGCGACCACGAGGCGGTCGTCGACGCGATCGAGGACCTCGGCTACCGGACGGTCGGCGAGCGCTGGCTCCGCGAGACCGACGACGTTCCCCTGTCGCTGGTCTCGCTGCTGGAAGCCGAACTTTCGCCGGTCGAAGACGGCCTCCGATTTGGCGTCCCGGCCCGCGAGGGCGAGGCGCCGTCGCCCACCGACGTTGCAATCGTCGACCTCCCCGACGACCTGCTCGCCGACGCGCAGGGCGTCGACGCCGATGCGGCCCGCGAGGCCGTCGAACGGTTCGCCTACGGCTTCGAGACCGCGGAGTCGGGCACCCGGATCGAGGGCGCGGCGGCGTTTCCGGCGTCCGGCGACGCCGCCGGTTTCTCGACCGACACTGACGCTCTCGCCCCGGACGCCGACTTGGCAGCCTACGACGACCTGATCGCCGCGCTGGCCGAACTACTGGCGGCGAAGTACGACACCGTTGAGCGTCACAACGGCCACCTGCTGGCCGAAGTCGAAGCGTTCGACCCCGAACTCGCCAGCGCGGCCGGCGTTCCCGAGGGGCCGGCGTTCGGCAAGCTCTCGAACGGTCAGCCGGTCGAGGTCGACGGCGAGCGGATCGCTCCCGAGGACGTGCAGTCAGTCCAGACCGAGACGTTCGAGTTGTGAGCGTGCGAGACGTGCCGCTCCCGAAAACTGTTTTCCGTCGTCGCCCCAAGTGGCGGGTATGCCGCCGACCCTGGAAGTCGAGTGCACGAGCGACGACTGCGAGATCGACATGTTTGAGCTGCACTACACGTACGACATGCCCGACGATGTCGGGGTCGAGGACTTCTCCTGCCCGTACTGCGGGGGGACGGAGTGCCTCGAGGAGATCCAGCTATGACGCTGCGCGAGCTCGGCCGATCGGTCGGCG is part of the Natronoarchaeum philippinense genome and encodes:
- a CDS encoding D-aminoacyl-tRNA deacylase, coding for MIAIVVSRADFASEHIGEHLLSLADWDRRIDDAAPDAEDGGEVFRTDGFELRTFDQMHLDIEAAADAFDDPDLLVFASRHAGDTGPLLTAHFTGNFGPAKFGGEDNALATSCPRALSAVVDALDEYAPPEYDVGVEATHHGPTAVGVPSMFVELGSDEPQWDDPDGARAVAQAILDLDGVAPNAERRPGDSLRDDTASDDDAPPSDADSSIRRHVVGIGGGHYAPRFERVIRETDWHVGHIGADWALTAMGEPDAHRDVLDAAFERSGADLALVDGDHEAVVDAIEDLGYRTVGERWLRETDDVPLSLVSLLEAELSPVEDGLRFGVPAREGEAPSPTDVAIVDLPDDLLADAQGVDADAAREAVERFAYGFETAESGTRIEGAAAFPASGDAAGFSTDTDALAPDADLAAYDDLIAALAELLAAKYDTVERHNGHLLAEVEAFDPELASAAGVPEGPAFGKLSNGQPVEVDGERIAPEDVQSVQTETFEL
- a CDS encoding DUF7559 family protein encodes the protein MPPTLEVECTSDDCEIDMFELHYTYDMPDDVGVEDFSCPYCGGTECLEEIQL